In Acidaminococcus fermentans DSM 20731, one genomic interval encodes:
- a CDS encoding biotin transporter BioY, whose translation MSEMRENLHPSAAAVTGQREQVRVMTASAVCVALLAVSAYISFPLPFTPAMVTALTIMVNLVAFVMKPKQAGIILGIYLLLGAVGVPVFVGGTSGLIKLIGPTGGFNLGFLVAAIAMSAVRGNSRSFKKLVAIGICVGMPIIYIGGCISMYAVAKVGVWKTLVMAVFPFLIGDTLKVVLAAFLANRLQRYGF comes from the coding sequence ATGAGCGAAATGAGAGAGAATTTGCATCCATCTGCGGCCGCAGTGACCGGCCAGCGGGAACAGGTACGGGTGATGACGGCCAGTGCGGTCTGTGTCGCGCTGCTGGCCGTCTCGGCGTACATTTCTTTTCCGCTGCCTTTTACACCGGCCATGGTGACGGCACTGACCATCATGGTGAACCTGGTGGCCTTTGTCATGAAACCAAAACAGGCAGGGATCATCCTGGGCATCTACCTGCTACTGGGGGCTGTGGGGGTGCCGGTGTTCGTGGGCGGTACGTCCGGGCTGATCAAATTGATCGGGCCTACCGGGGGCTTTAACCTGGGCTTTCTGGTGGCGGCCATCGCCATGAGCGCTGTGCGGGGCAACAGCCGTTCCTTCAAGAAACTGGTAGCCATCGGCATCTGCGTGGGCATGCCCATCATCTACATCGGCGGCTGCATCAGCATGTACGCGGTGGCCAAAGTGGGCGTGTGGAAGACTCTGGTCATGGCCGTGTTCCCCTTCCTGATCGGGGATACCCTGAAGGTGGTACTGGCTGCGTTCCTGGCCAACCGGCTGCAGCGGTACGGGTTCTGA
- a CDS encoding alpha/beta hydrolase family protein, which produces MKIDARYLLEEPELGDAALPDSLELDLPIEGDRVLGEIYLPAGIYDAPHPAVILCHGIPGTNNNDDLAQCLRRMGCVVIRPYHRGAWGSEGIYSFSHCIEDAIALARWAREEVAKAYDIDPKNIFLAGHSNGGNTVLNAARYLPFLRGVIAFCPYDHQAGLEHIPHQDLKTAFEEAAAVLHVGRFEDLWQDSVEHASEWSFTANAHRFQDRNLLLIGGRRDTVAPPEWMIEPLWQELEAMPTQSHHKKVLLDTNHGLDNARLELIRTMGQWIQEVVVD; this is translated from the coding sequence ATGAAAATTGATGCCCGCTATCTGCTGGAAGAACCGGAACTGGGTGACGCCGCCCTGCCCGATTCCCTGGAACTGGACCTGCCCATCGAAGGGGACCGGGTGCTGGGAGAGATTTACCTGCCGGCAGGGATCTATGATGCCCCCCACCCGGCAGTGATCCTGTGCCACGGTATCCCGGGCACCAACAACAATGACGACCTGGCCCAGTGTCTGCGCCGGATGGGCTGTGTGGTGATCCGGCCCTACCACCGGGGTGCCTGGGGCAGCGAGGGGATCTATTCCTTCTCCCACTGTATCGAAGATGCCATTGCCCTGGCCCGCTGGGCCCGGGAAGAGGTGGCGAAAGCCTATGACATCGACCCGAAGAACATCTTCCTGGCCGGCCATTCCAACGGGGGCAACACGGTACTGAACGCTGCCCGCTACCTGCCGTTCCTGCGGGGCGTCATCGCCTTCTGTCCCTACGACCACCAGGCCGGACTGGAGCACATCCCCCACCAGGACCTGAAGACTGCCTTCGAGGAAGCCGCCGCTGTGCTCCATGTGGGCCGGTTCGAAGACCTGTGGCAGGACAGTGTGGAGCACGCCAGCGAATGGAGCTTTACCGCCAATGCCCACCGGTTCCAGGACCGGAACCTGCTGCTCATCGGCGGCCGCCGGGACACGGTGGCTCCGCCGGAATGGATGATCGAGCCCCTGTGGCAAGAGCTGGAAGCCATGCCCACCCAAAGCCATCATAAAAAAGTGCTGCTGGATACCAACCACGGCCTGGACAACGCCCGTCTGGAGCTCATCCGGACCATGGGCCAATGGATCCAGGAAGTCGTGGTAGACTGA
- a CDS encoding thiolase family protein: MEGRDVYLVAGLRSHLGLQNGIFKEVPPEKLGAALLRQLCVQVPVAREAQLVIGGNAVGSGGNLMRLMALTAGLPAELPAMTLDMQCASALGALSLAWGQIASGQLELVLCGGVESSSLQPRRVYQPWDSRYTPEGYMTAQFSPDTHSPRAMLEGAERTAQVYGVSREELDRWAVRSHRKAAEAWEEGRLEPWVVSLFGSTRDESIRPRMNGRLARRMPTLFTREETEILLTPEEAKLAGDGTPTLTAANACLTQDGAAFLVLASGEKLAEWRRAGKPVRPLARILHCTAAGVDPRFSPLGALAVGEKLLEETGLPVEAIDDFEYNEAFAVISALFARHYPTCTDRYLPLGGALAYGHPYGCSGAVLVLHALAALEGQEGKKALCAIAGAGGTGAGVLLETL, translated from the coding sequence ATGGAGGGCCGTGACGTCTATCTGGTGGCCGGGCTGCGCAGCCACCTGGGATTACAGAATGGCATATTTAAGGAAGTTCCGCCGGAGAAGCTGGGCGCTGCCCTTCTCCGGCAGCTTTGCGTCCAGGTGCCGGTGGCCAGGGAGGCTCAGCTGGTCATTGGAGGCAACGCCGTGGGCAGTGGCGGCAACCTGATGCGGCTCATGGCCCTGACGGCCGGACTGCCAGCGGAACTGCCCGCCATGACCCTAGACATGCAGTGCGCTTCCGCCCTGGGAGCCCTATCCCTGGCCTGGGGGCAGATCGCCAGCGGTCAGCTGGAGCTGGTGCTGTGCGGGGGCGTGGAATCGTCCTCCCTGCAGCCCCGACGGGTGTACCAGCCCTGGGACAGCCGGTACACTCCGGAAGGATATATGACCGCCCAGTTTTCTCCGGATACCCACAGCCCCCGGGCCATGCTGGAAGGGGCGGAACGGACGGCCCAGGTGTACGGGGTTTCCCGGGAGGAACTGGACCGGTGGGCGGTACGCAGCCACCGGAAGGCGGCGGAAGCCTGGGAGGAAGGACGGCTGGAACCCTGGGTGGTGTCCCTGTTCGGCAGTACCCGGGATGAAAGCATCCGGCCCCGGATGAACGGACGGCTGGCCCGGCGGATGCCCACCCTGTTCACCCGGGAGGAAACGGAAATCCTGCTGACCCCGGAAGAAGCGAAACTGGCGGGGGACGGCACCCCCACCTTGACCGCGGCCAATGCCTGCCTGACCCAGGACGGGGCGGCGTTCCTGGTGCTGGCCTCCGGAGAAAAACTGGCGGAGTGGCGCCGGGCAGGAAAGCCGGTGCGCCCTCTGGCCCGGATCCTCCACTGCACGGCGGCAGGGGTGGATCCCCGGTTCAGTCCCCTGGGAGCCCTGGCAGTGGGGGAAAAGCTGCTGGAAGAAACCGGCCTGCCGGTGGAGGCCATCGATGATTTTGAATACAATGAAGCCTTTGCCGTGATCTCCGCCCTGTTTGCCCGGCATTACCCCACCTGTACGGACCGATACCTGCCCTTGGGGGGTGCTCTGGCCTACGGCCATCCCTATGGGTGCAGTGGAGCCGTGCTGGTGCTCCATGCTCTGGCAGCCCTGGAGGGCCAGGAAGGAAAGAAAGCCCTGTGCGCCATTGCCGGTGCCGGGGGAACGGGAGCCGGGGTGCTCCTGGAAACGCTGTAG
- a CDS encoding AMP-binding protein produces MDYAKILEQWARIQPDKPCLVEEGRTLTYGRMAALARAYGKKLEGLEIPRQTVLIVRQEPADQLAAFLGAEQAGWVPVLGHPDLSLEGAEELARVRQIGWIDDGNLRPGCGDAPVPAPEWCMGVLSSGSTGLPKLMFRTWESWGDFFPEQDRKFQVDRDTLGFAEGSMSFTGNLNVWAQLLHAGATLVLATSLRSTRWRALLDRYPVTLLYLVPVKLKLLLQVLEKEYPSLKMVLAGSQLLDAETARALKKHFPRSQILLYYGASELDYITWLTYEELLAHPQSVGKPCPGVKVEIREGMIYIDTPYRVDGMPRPCTLEDMGYFDRDGYLIFQGRRGQVVNKGGLTVSCSRVEQALMKVPGVRDACVVPIRDKERGEDLGAAVVLEPGIPLAQVRKALRKNLLPGEIPGQWKTWEALPLSGVGKVDCRKVRDNLESGV; encoded by the coding sequence ATGGATTATGCAAAAATACTGGAACAATGGGCCCGGATCCAGCCGGACAAACCCTGTCTGGTGGAAGAGGGACGGACCCTGACCTATGGCCGGATGGCCGCCCTGGCCCGGGCATACGGGAAAAAACTGGAAGGGCTGGAAATCCCCCGGCAGACGGTGCTGATCGTCCGTCAGGAACCGGCGGACCAGCTGGCCGCCTTTCTGGGGGCGGAACAGGCGGGCTGGGTGCCGGTGCTGGGACATCCGGATCTGTCCCTGGAAGGAGCGGAGGAACTGGCCCGGGTGCGGCAGATCGGCTGGATCGATGACGGGAACCTGCGGCCCGGCTGTGGGGACGCACCGGTGCCGGCACCGGAGTGGTGCATGGGAGTTCTGAGCAGCGGCTCTACCGGTCTTCCCAAGCTGATGTTCCGGACCTGGGAAAGCTGGGGGGATTTCTTTCCGGAACAGGACAGGAAATTCCAGGTGGACCGGGATACCCTGGGCTTTGCGGAAGGCAGCATGAGCTTTACCGGAAACCTGAATGTGTGGGCCCAGCTCCTCCATGCCGGAGCCACCCTGGTGCTGGCCACGAGCCTTCGGAGCACCCGCTGGCGGGCCCTGCTGGACCGGTATCCGGTGACCCTGCTGTACCTGGTGCCGGTGAAGCTGAAGCTGCTGCTCCAGGTACTGGAAAAGGAGTATCCGTCTTTAAAAATGGTACTGGCCGGTTCCCAGCTGCTGGATGCGGAAACGGCCCGGGCCCTGAAAAAGCATTTTCCCCGGAGCCAGATCCTGCTGTATTACGGAGCCAGCGAACTGGATTACATCACCTGGCTCACCTATGAGGAACTGCTGGCCCATCCCCAGAGCGTGGGAAAGCCCTGTCCCGGGGTGAAGGTGGAGATCCGGGAGGGAATGATTTACATCGATACGCCTTACCGGGTAGACGGCATGCCCCGGCCCTGCACCCTGGAAGACATGGGATATTTCGACCGGGATGGGTATCTGATCTTCCAGGGACGGCGGGGGCAGGTGGTCAACAAGGGCGGCCTCACCGTCAGCTGCAGCCGGGTGGAACAGGCCCTGATGAAGGTCCCCGGAGTCCGGGATGCCTGCGTGGTGCCCATCCGGGACAAAGAGCGGGGAGAAGACCTGGGAGCGGCGGTGGTGCTGGAACCGGGCATCCCCCTGGCCCAGGTGCGGAAAGCGCTCCGGAAGAACCTGCTTCCGGGAGAGATCCCCGGCCAGTGGAAGACATGGGAAGCCCTGCCCCTCAGCGGGGTGGGGAAGGTGGACTGCAGGAAGGTGAGGGATAATCTGGAGTCGGGAGTCTGA
- a CDS encoding MBL fold metallo-hydrolase, which translates to MKIEQIRNATNKIQFGDKTFLLDPWLAPQYGIGTVATIPGHPFTVPDPVKEQIPMPLFGLPESVESILAGVDAYILTHIHPDHIDMDMAQGTIGAPLDHSLPIFTQDEADAAVLRKSGFTDVRLLTAEGVSFGNVTLHRAPARHGLVKASCEACGVVFEAAGEKKLYVTGDTVWYQGVQDTLLQYKPDVVTLNACAAELVGFGRLIMDDEDVDCVHQTLPEAKLFLTHFDNVSHASITRMEMRGRLQKRGITDYDMPEDGETVEY; encoded by the coding sequence ATGAAAATCGAACAGATCCGCAACGCAACCAATAAGATCCAATTCGGGGACAAAACATTCCTGCTTGACCCCTGGCTGGCGCCGCAGTATGGCATTGGCACGGTTGCTACCATTCCCGGCCATCCGTTTACGGTGCCGGATCCGGTGAAGGAGCAGATCCCTATGCCGTTATTCGGTCTGCCGGAATCAGTGGAATCCATCCTGGCCGGCGTGGACGCCTATATCCTGACCCATATCCATCCCGATCACATCGACATGGATATGGCCCAGGGGACCATCGGTGCTCCTCTGGACCACAGCCTGCCGATCTTCACCCAGGATGAAGCCGATGCGGCGGTCCTGCGGAAATCCGGCTTTACGGATGTCCGTCTGCTGACGGCAGAAGGCGTCTCTTTCGGGAACGTGACGCTGCATCGCGCTCCGGCCCGTCACGGTCTGGTCAAGGCATCCTGTGAAGCCTGCGGGGTGGTTTTCGAGGCAGCCGGCGAAAAGAAACTGTACGTCACCGGGGATACGGTCTGGTATCAGGGCGTCCAGGATACGCTGCTCCAATACAAGCCCGATGTGGTGACGCTGAACGCCTGTGCCGCGGAACTGGTGGGCTTCGGCCGTCTGATCATGGATGACGAAGATGTGGATTGCGTCCACCAGACTCTGCCGGAAGCGAAGCTCTTCCTCACGCACTTTGACAATGTATCCCATGCTTCCATTACCCGTATGGAAATGCGCGGCCGTCTGCAGAAGCGGGGCATCACCGATTACGATATGCCGGAAGACGGGGAGACTGTAGAATATTGA
- a CDS encoding LysR family transcriptional regulator: MNQKQLQYFLDCCETKNMQKTADRLFVSRQGVSKMIRDLETELGTPLFHRSQKGLEPTDFAFSLIPHARNLLDEYACITGMNTLAGQKQNVVTLYALDHVLEYLSADFLRDFRKAFPHTILSTVESTDTGALNGLLAQEADFAITTGPIDSTRFTAGPLFYSRFCFRMAADHPLARKEKLTYQDLAGQKIISKGRAYRCFRTHMDEKILGAGIAVDIFAETSDETIALDLIRKEGVISIGYDYMDLLHPAPDIAVRPLDASESGSELYLVTLKNTLPRKSARQFRQFLLDWIPAHGKDQIAWPGAQYSTVSPSSGIS, translated from the coding sequence ATGAACCAGAAACAGCTGCAATATTTTCTCGATTGCTGCGAAACAAAAAACATGCAAAAGACGGCGGACCGGCTTTTTGTCTCCCGTCAGGGCGTCAGCAAAATGATCCGGGACCTGGAAACCGAATTGGGGACACCGCTGTTCCACCGCTCCCAAAAGGGGCTGGAACCTACGGATTTTGCGTTTTCTCTGATTCCCCATGCCCGGAACCTGCTGGACGAATACGCGTGCATCACCGGCATGAACACCCTGGCCGGCCAGAAGCAGAACGTGGTCACCCTGTATGCACTGGACCATGTCCTGGAATACCTGTCTGCGGATTTCCTGCGGGATTTCCGGAAAGCGTTCCCCCATACGATCCTGAGTACGGTGGAAAGTACGGATACAGGAGCGCTCAACGGCCTGCTTGCGCAGGAAGCCGATTTCGCCATCACCACCGGTCCCATCGACAGCACCCGTTTTACCGCTGGCCCTCTGTTCTATTCCCGTTTCTGCTTCCGCATGGCCGCCGATCATCCGCTGGCACGCAAAGAAAAACTGACCTACCAGGATCTGGCAGGTCAGAAAATCATCAGCAAGGGGCGGGCGTACCGCTGTTTCCGCACCCATATGGATGAAAAGATTCTGGGTGCCGGCATCGCCGTGGATATTTTTGCCGAAACGTCGGATGAAACCATCGCTCTGGACCTGATCCGGAAGGAAGGGGTCATCTCCATCGGTTACGACTATATGGATTTGCTGCATCCCGCCCCGGACATCGCCGTCCGTCCCCTGGACGCTTCCGAATCGGGCTCGGAGCTCTATCTGGTCACCTTGAAGAATACCCTGCCCCGGAAAAGCGCCCGCCAGTTCCGGCAATTTCTGCTGGACTGGATCCCAGCCCATGGCAAAGATCAGATTGCCTGGCCAGGAGCTCAATATTCTACAGTCTCCCCGTCTTCCGGCATATCGTAA
- a CDS encoding dicarboxylate/amino acid:cation symporter has product MTAANGKSRSTLANYRDPIILITFCVLGAILGLQLGPKAAFLKPIGQIFLNLLFCLIVPLIFFSIAGSIANTKDTGKVGKMIGYTLIIFIITATISGGLILLVTHFTGVPTSFSVPTAAAGAAAGKPVTIADQIVNTLTVGDLPLLISRFHVLPLIILTIFFGICVSMIGEAAKPVVDWMNAMSLICYKMVAILMKAAPIGLGAYFADLTGTYGVDLLKTYGSAMAVFYTVVFVYFFVFLGFYAWLAAGSWGVRNYFKVILAPALTALGTRSSAATIPLQMEACDKLGVPREISSVVVSMGATCHMDGACIAVVYSEVLATALFGHPLAGFDFILALFLGVCASVATSSVPGGGAAGETMIVSVFHLPESAFPILLMVIELFDPGCTLLNSCGDTVVSMMISRIFYGKDWYKKNLNGNLPGKEALVHEN; this is encoded by the coding sequence ATGACAGCCGCAAACGGCAAATCCCGGTCCACACTGGCCAACTACCGGGATCCCATCATCCTGATCACGTTCTGCGTCCTGGGCGCCATCCTGGGACTGCAACTGGGGCCCAAGGCCGCGTTCCTGAAGCCCATCGGCCAGATTTTCCTGAACTTATTGTTCTGCCTCATCGTTCCTCTGATTTTCTTCTCCATCGCCGGTTCCATCGCCAACACCAAGGATACGGGCAAGGTGGGGAAGATGATCGGCTACACCCTGATCATCTTCATCATCACGGCCACCATCTCCGGTGGCCTGATCCTGCTGGTGACCCACTTCACCGGAGTGCCCACATCCTTTAGTGTGCCCACAGCTGCCGCCGGTGCCGCCGCCGGGAAACCGGTGACCATCGCGGACCAGATCGTCAACACCCTGACGGTGGGGGATCTGCCCCTTTTGATTTCCCGGTTCCACGTGCTGCCGCTGATCATCCTGACCATTTTCTTCGGCATCTGCGTTTCCATGATCGGGGAAGCGGCCAAACCGGTGGTGGACTGGATGAACGCCATGAGCCTGATCTGCTATAAAATGGTGGCCATCCTCATGAAGGCGGCTCCCATCGGTCTGGGTGCCTATTTTGCGGATCTTACCGGTACCTACGGGGTGGATCTGCTGAAGACGTACGGAAGCGCCATGGCCGTGTTCTACACCGTGGTGTTCGTCTACTTCTTCGTGTTCCTGGGCTTCTACGCCTGGCTGGCCGCCGGCAGCTGGGGCGTTCGGAACTACTTCAAGGTCATCCTGGCTCCGGCCCTGACCGCCCTGGGTACCCGTTCCTCCGCCGCCACCATCCCTCTGCAGATGGAAGCCTGCGACAAGCTGGGCGTGCCCCGGGAGATTTCTTCCGTGGTGGTTTCCATGGGTGCCACCTGCCACATGGACGGTGCCTGCATCGCCGTGGTGTACTCTGAAGTGCTGGCCACGGCTCTGTTCGGCCATCCTCTGGCCGGTTTCGACTTCATCCTGGCCCTGTTCCTGGGCGTGTGCGCATCCGTAGCCACCTCCTCCGTACCCGGTGGTGGTGCAGCCGGTGAAACCATGATCGTCTCCGTGTTCCACCTGCCGGAAAGTGCGTTCCCCATCCTGCTCATGGTCATCGAGCTGTTCGACCCCGGGTGCACCCTGCTGAACTCCTGCGGCGATACGGTGGTGTCCATGATGATCAGCCGCATTTTCTACGGCAAAGACTGGTATAAAAAGAATCTCAACGGAAATCTGCCCGGAAAGGAAGCTCTCGTCCATGAAAATTGA